In Oryzias melastigma strain HK-1 linkage group LG10, ASM292280v2, whole genome shotgun sequence, a single window of DNA contains:
- the pcdh11 gene encoding protocadherin-11 X-linked isoform X2, with the protein MDLASQTFPLVVLLTCVLILCKAQERDYIVKEEQPENVRIGNLLKDLDLNLDPSIRLSSPLQFKPVYKTGDVPLVRVEANTGEIFTTNHRIDREKLCSGVFTEKRCYYEIEVAVLPDEIFRLVKIRFLIEDVNDNAPLFQSTVINISIPENTAINTRYPVPSAFDPDVGINGIQNYELVKSVTEFGLDIIETPEGDKWPQLIVQQNLDREKRDTFVMKIKVEDGGNPPKSSTAILQVTISDVNDNRPIFQDSELEVSVPENAPTGTSVAQLHATDADWGSNAQIHFAFSNQISSSTKRHFAINSSTGLITVKQPLDREMTPVHKLIVLASDGGSTPSRATVIVNVTDVNDNVPAIDTRYIINLVNGTVLLSENAPLNTKIALITVTDKDADLYGKVACYTDHDVPFRLKPVFNDQFLLETAAPLDYETTREYAIKIVASDRGTPPLNTSAMVLIKIKDENDNAPIFPQPEIQLSIPENNDPSTQLIKISATDADSGSNAEIIYTLGPDAPDGFHIDRRSGILSVGKRLDREKQERFSFIVIARDNGSTPLQSNVTVRLIVQDLNDNSPAFTHPEYNFYVPENLPLYGTVGLITVTDADAGDNAAITLSILNGKDNFIIDPQTGVIKPNITFDREQQSSYTFMVKAVDGGQPPTSSYAKVTINVVDVNDNRPVFVIPSSNYSYDLVRTTTTPGAVVTRVFAIDNDTGMNAELQYSIISSIIITSRVSPRGLFTIDKTSGNITLQEKIVGADLGLHRLVVKVRDLGQPESLHAITLVHLFVNDTVSNATFIQEQLRKSMETPLDRNIGDSEVTPQANGYVIVVIAIIAGTMTVILVIFVTALVRCRQTPRHKVVQKGKQSGEWVSPNQENRQIKKKKKRKKRSPKSLLLNFVTIDESKPDDPTHEHVNGTLDLPVELEEQTMGKYNWATTPTTFKPDSPDLAKHYKSASPQPTFQIKPETPVAPKKHHVIQELPLDNTFVVGCDSLSKCSSTSSDPYSVSECSCQGGFKTAGQITTRQEMALKPPHYGTLCGTGTARSHRIKINL; encoded by the exons ATGGACTTAGCAAGTCAAACGTTTCCGCTGGTGGTCCTTCTCACCTGTGTGTTAATACTATGCAAGGCCCAGGAGAGGGACTACATAGTGAAGGAGGAGCAGCCGGAGAACGTCCGCATTGGAAACCTGCTCAAGGATCTGGATCTCAACCTAGATCCTAGCATCAGGCTGTCCTCTCCGTTGCAGTTCAAGCCTGTGTATAAGACAGGCGACGTGCCTTTGGTGAGGGTGGAGGCCAACACGGGGGAGATCTTTACCACCAACCACAGAATCGACCGGGAGAAGCTGTGCTCAGGAGTCTTCACAGAGAAACGCTGCTACTATGAGATTGAGGTGGCGGTACTGCCTGATGAGATCTTTCGATTGGTCAAGATCCGATTCCTGATTGAGGATGTGAATGACAACGCACCCCTTTTTCAGTCAACTGTAATAAATATCTCCATCCCGGAGAACACGGCCATCAACACCAGATACCCGGTGCCATCGGCGTTTGACCCTGATGTAGGGATCAATGGGATCCAAAATTACGAGTTGGTTAAG AGTGTCACTGAGTTTGGCTTAGACATTATTGAGACTCCTGAAGGGGACAAGTGGCCACAGCTCATTGTTCAGCAAAACCTTGATCGGGAGAAGAGGGACACATTTGTTATGAAGATAAAAGTGGAAGATGGTGGAAACCCTCCCAAATCCAGCACTGCCATTCTCCAAGTTACTATCTCTGATGTAAATGACAATCGTCCAATCTTTCAAGACAGTGAGCTGGAGGTCTCAGTGCCAGAGAATGCTCCGACGGGAACATCAGTCGCTCAGCTTCATGCGACGGACGCAGACTGGGGATCCAATGCACAGATACACTTTGCCTTCAGCAACCAGATTTCTTCTTCAACCAAACGTCACTTTGCCATCAACAGCTCTACTGGACTGATCACTGTGAAGCAACCTCTAGACAGGGAAATGACCCCTGTTCATAAACTTATAGTCCTGGCAAGTGACGGCGGCTCAACCCCATCCAGAGCCACAGTAATTGTAAATGTCACAGATGTGAATGACAATGTTCCTGCTATAGACACTAGGTACATAATCAACCTCGTAAACGGCACTGTTCTGCTCTCTGAGAATGCACCCcttaacaccaaaatagcccTTATTACTGTTACTGACAAGGATGCAGATCTGTATGGAAAAGTGGCTTGCTACACGGACCATGATGTTCCTTTTCGGCTGAAACCTGTCTTTAATGATCAGTTTTTACTAGAGACGGCTGCCCCCTTAGATTATGAGACAACTCGAGAATATGCCATTAAGATCGTGGCCTCAGATAGAGGGACGCCCCCTTTGAACACTTCGGCTATGGTCTTAATTAAAATTAAGGATGAGAATGACAATGCACCCATCTTTCCCCAGCCTGAAATTCAACTTTCGATACCAGAGAACAATGACCCGTCAACACAGTTGATAAAAATCAGCGCTACCGATGCAGATAGTGGAAGTAACGCTGAGATCATCTATACCCTTGGCCCTGATGCACCTGATGGGTTTCACATAGACAGACGTTCAGGAATCCTATCTGTTGGCAAGCGCCTGGATAGAGAAAAGCAGGAGCGATTTTCATTCATCGTAATAGCAAGAGACAATGGCTCTACACCCCTGCAGAGCAATGTCACTGTCAGGTTAATTGTTCAGGACCTTAATGACAACAGCCCTGCTTTCACACACCCAGAGTACAACTTCTACGTACCTGAGAACCTGCCACTCTATGGAACTGTGGGGTTAATCACAGTGACAGATGCAGACGCGGGTGACAATGCCGCTATCACCCTGTCTATTTTGAATGGTAAGGACAATTTTATTATCGACCCCCAGACTGGTGTGATCAAACCAAACATCACCTTTGACAGGGAGCAGCAAAGCTCCTACACATTTATGGTCAAGGCGGTTGATGGAGGGCAGCCTCCCACCTCTTCCTATGCCAAGGTCACTATCAATGTTGTTGATGTAAATGACAATCGCCCTGTGTTTGTCATCCCGTCCTCCAATTACTCATACGACCTCGTGCGCACAACCACCACCCCTGGTGCTGTGGTGACAAGAGTGTTTGCCATTGACAATGACACCGGTATGAATGCTGAGCTGCAGTACAGTATTATCAGCAGCATCATCATCACATCTAGGGTCTCCCCTCGAGGTCTCTTTACCATCGACAAAACATCAGGTAACATAACCCTGCAAGAAAAAATAGTTGGAGCTGATTTGGGACTGCATAGGCTGGTGGTCAAGGTCAGAGATTTAGGCCAGCCTGAGTCTTTACACGCTATCACACTTGTGCACCTGTTTGTCAATGACACTGTCTCCAATGCTACCTTTATTCAAGAGCAACTGCGGAAAAGTATGGAAACACCCTTGGATCGAAATATAGGGGACAGTGAGGTGACTCCTCAAGCTAATGGATATGTGATTGTTGTCATAGCTATCATAGCAGGGACCATGACTGTCATATTGGTGATATTTGTTACGGCCTTGGTGCGTTGCCGGCAAACACCCAGACACAAGGTGGTGCAGAAAGGCAAGCAAAGTGGAGAATGGGTTTCACCAAACCAAGAGAACCGCCAgattaagaagaagaagaagagaaagaagagATCACCCAAGAGCCTTCTTCTGAACTTTGTGACAATAGATGAGTCCAAGCCTGATGACCCTACTCATGAGCATGTTAATGGTACATTGGATCTCCCTGTGGAGCTAGAGGAGCAAACCATGGGGAAATACAATTGGGCAACTACACCTACTACCTTCAAACCTGACAGCCCAGATTTAGCCAAGCATTACAAGTCTGCATCCCCTCAGCCCACATTTCAAATTAAACCGGAAACTCCTGTGGCCCCAAAGAAACACCATGTGATCCAGGAGCTCCCCTTGGACAACACTTTTGTGGTGGGCTGTGATTCACTTTCCAAGTGCTCATCGACTAGCTCTGACCCATACAGTGTCTCAGAGTGCAGCTGTCAGGGGGGATTCAAGACTGCGGGGCAAATCACCACCCGACAG GAGATGGCACTGAAGCCACCACACTATGGCACACTCTGTGGCACAGGTACAGCTCGCTCCCACAGGATTAAAATCAATCTCTAG